GTCTTATGCTCCCCTGTATTTTGCTTGCGAACAGGGCGTTTGTAGCACTGTTATGTTCCCTGTTGAAGTTTGTCTTGAACTGGTTAGGTCTAGTGGTTTGCGTGATGCTAGGTGTCACTGGGTTTTCGTCCCGCGATGGGCTGCTCGATGACGAGTGCTCATAGTGGGTTTCCCAGTGATGCTTTGATCTCGCCTTACCCCTTTCTCGGTTCCTTATGCGGTAGTCGCTTTTAATGGGCCGGTGTTCGTTGTATGTTGAACTTTGTATTTCCGTTATGCATTTAATGGAAAGGGGTTGTGGCCCGGGTCAAAAAAAAGCCCCCTTGGTGAAGTCCCAATGTTGATGTTACTTGGAACCTACACATTTCAGCTATTTTATTAAGCTAATTAAGACTACTTTTTATTGCATTTACCCCCTATTCTTTGGTAAAAAAACTAATGGGAAACACATTAGGATGCAGAGATGAATAGTTGGAATGCCGTGCCATTGCAATAGGTGATGTGTATTTGGAGCCAACTCAAAGCTAGAATTTAGTTCTATACATGTACTCCTAGTTTCTATACATGTGTGTGAAAACACACTAGGTATTCTAGGCCAGAATTTAGATGTTTTGTAGCTCATTTAATAAGGCAATAGAAGCAGCTTAAACCTGTCCAGGTTCAGTAGCCAAAGTACATTAGAACACGAATGCTTGTACTCTATGAATATGGCTGAATTCGCTACTACAAAGCTGCCCAGCTTTGCAGCACCAAAACCATCACTTTGTGCTCTAGTTAATAACCCATTTGTGTAGGCAAAGCTGCTTGGTACTGCTAAACCAAAATCAGTATTAAGGTATAATGGGTTACCTGTGTTTGTTTGGTGTGCTGCCGTGCCGTAAGGGAGAGATTGTCAATTCCAACAGTTGTGACCTGAGCTCAAGATTAGGGACATGAGTACAGTCAGAAATCAAGAAAACACGGCTAATGAAGATTCTATTATGTATCTGACAGCGTTCATGGGATTTGTCGATTTAGGAAATTTTTACTTCTTTACATATTATTAAAGAAGTTGAtgtaaaataaaataaaaagaacaAGGAAAGGGATATTCTTATAGCTTTGTTTCTTTTTGCTGCCACAGTATCATTCGTTGTTGAACACCATCAGTCTATCCAAAACAAGATCAACCCCAGTTTTGATTATCTTTACCTTCTCCTCTGCAGCATCCAGATTGGCCGATTCCATAACTGCCATGTTTGCATCTGTAAGCCCTATTATACATTTTAAAAAGAAGGGGAGAGATTAAGACTCAGTTTGTTAAATGTAAAAATAATCACTTGAGCCCGACACACCTTTGCATGACTCTCCGTTTGACTTTCTGCAGTCATAAGGCTGGCTTCAAGAAGTGGAAGACAAAATAAAATAATCAGCAAAAATAACCATTTATTCACATAGTAAATTATTGTGTGAAGCAATACACAGAGTAGTACAGGTTTACAGCGTCCATGGGATCTCCAGTGGGGAAAAATCCATACTCCTTGAGGATAGATGAAACgtggtgaaagacctccacattGGGCACCTACATGACATACAAGCTGCTGTATAAGGCAATACATCGCTAACATAGATCTACTGTATATACAATGTAGCGACTATATAACCAATTGTAAGCAGCGAGATGATGGAAAGAATTGTTTGGAGGAGAAAACTGCAATTGTGGAATATGAGTTGGATGGCAATAAGTGTGCAGAAAGAGATATCGCATTCATTTCACTAGGTTTTATGAACTGCATACATAATATACATATTCAGATTCACCTAGATTAATGTATATTATTTAGCTTAAAGCATAATCTGTTTGCTTCCACAAGTTCTGTGTATTTAACTACTCCctcgtcccaaaattcttgtcttagatttgtctaaatatggatgtatcaagtcacgttttagtattagatacatccgtatctaggctaatctaagacaagaattttgggacggagggagtacatgttatGATCTAGGCGCTTCAAATGTAAGAGTCAAGAACTGCATCGCCCTTCGGTATATTTAACTACACATCACAGTTATTCAAATTCCAACTATTTCAAATCACTTTaattgttttgttttggtttcCCAAAGAGAAAGGTGTCAATTTCTTCAGGCTATATGATCCAAATGAAGTTCAGACAAACTTAAAGAGGTTAGTCATAAATTGCATACACCATAAGAATATGGAATTGTTTGTTGAACTACATTGAACTGTCCTCCGGGGCCACAGACAAGTTACTGTAATGAGCTTCAACTCCCTGTTTCTTGGAGGACCTGGAGTTTGTAGGCTAAATAAAGTACCTTAAGCATAAATTTTTAGTCTAACATGAATAAAGAAGGCTCATGTCAACGACCTTAATATACCCCAGCTCCAGCACCTAGAATTTTTGGAGCTGGGAATCATGCCACACAACTGCCACCATAAGAATATGAAAATGCTCATTTCTGCCAATTCATCTGACATGCGTCCAGAAAATAAACAAAGAGAAATAACACAAGCACATGTTCTATATCCATGCACCATGCAACAACATTAACCAAACACTTGATGTTGATATGGCTGCTAaaatgatactccctctgtaaactaatataagagcgtttagatcactaaagtaataatctaaacgctcttatgttagtttacggagggagtacaaggcAGTGACAAAACCAGAAAATAGACATAAGTGAAGCCAAGAAAATATACTATGCTCATGTCAGATAATATTAATATGGAAATCGAGTGTTTCTGTCACCAATGTTTTCACTATTTATGCATGCATTAAGTATTCATTGTAAGATTCGCATTTCCATgacaaaaatgcatatggtactGGAAAAGGAACTAACATGCTCCTTCCAGTTGTAGTGAGTGAATTCAATGCAGAAATCATCAATAATTGTATCTATCATGAACTTCGTATAGCAATCTCCTTTGCAATATAATAATATCAAGCACTGTCTTAGAAGATAAAGCACAAAAGGTGTTCTTACAGTTTGTTTGTCTGTTTTATGGTGAAGATTAAAGGAAAGAAGTAGCCAAACAGGGGATTTGATGTGGATGAGTATATGGATAACTAATAACAGGCTGGTTTGTTACTAATACTTTTGACATAGAACATTTCATAAAAATAACTATGACAATGGCTTTACTCCTATCAGTTGTTTTCTCTTGTTTCATTATCCCTGCCATCACTTTTCCCGAGTGTTTATAAATAAGAGGGGTTTGAATCTCATTGCATTATATGACAGGCTAAACATTAGAGCAAGACTCAGCTATTCAAGCAACAAACCAATGTGAAGTGGATGGAAACTTTCTGAATCTAAGTAGCATCTTGGGTTTGAGATTTTTTTCAATTAACAAGAACATAATTTAGTGATAAAAATATTAGAGAAAATGTTAAATTGATATATAGCATCGAGCAAGAGAAAAGAAATACGCTTCttgaaaaaatattcacaaacTAAAGCATTCTCACACATAGTATCAGAATGTGCTTCCATGAAAAGAAAGACTAGGGCATGTATTTTTTTAAACAACATAACTGACAATAGTAAAAATACAACTATTAAGTAAAAGGCATCTGAGTCACTGCAGCCGCAATATACAAAAATGCTTACCTCAGAATGTGCTTGAATGTATGCAGACAGATTTTCACCGGCATAGGAAATTACATCAACAAGCAGCCATGCGCAATCAGTAAGTGCCTTCCTTTCCTCCAGAAGCTCCGGTGCCATTCCATGTGAACCTTTCTCCCATCTCAAGGAAAATGAAAGCCTCATTATATAGTTACTGATAAGGTCAAACCCATTTTTCTTACTACTGCCATTTATCTTGGAAGAACTGCCCCCACGGATCTGCTCTtgagcagccagtagtagaataGCAGACTGGATGATTTTTCCATCCTCAATGTAATTGCAGAGCTCTTGAAGTACATTATTTGTTTTCTCTGCAAGCAGTCTAGTTGTGTCCAAGAAGATCTTCTGTAAAACAACAAGGAACAAAAACCTAAGTCCATTTAGCATTCATATGAAGCAAGTAATGTTGAATAATCATTCTATATATCACTGTTTTTCCTCCTATCAAAGTAATTACTAGCAACAGTTTTTGTATATTTTATTGATGAAAATTTATCTTTTACTATAAGAACATACACTGCACATGAAGTAAGAGAAAAAGGATTAACAAATGAAAACTTTACTTTCTTTGACAAGTTGAGATGAAAGAGTGCCCGGTACTTTGTATCACTAATTTCATTATAACCTATCAGGGGTCTATGGTATGACCATAGTTACTCTTTACGTCATGCTACAAAAGTAGCAATTCGTATTGGGAGGGAAGTGAAACAGACCATTTCAGGTAGACACAGTAGATGAATAAGCTTGTAGACATAATCCAGATAATTCTAGCTGCGAGAAAGATTGTACTCCAGATTGTCCTCTAGATACTTATGCAGACAAGTATTCTCAACTGCGACATGGAGCGGGAGTAGATTCTCAATGACATCATTGCCAACTGTGCGCACATTGGCTGATGCACCATGGCGTAAAAGCAGCTTGATCATGTCAACAGAGAACCTTTCAGCAGCTTCATGGAGGACGAAGTATCCATATTTGTTTATGCAGTTGGGATTGGCGTGCATCCCATAGAGCTCAGGTGCCATGCCCTCCAATACGACTTTTGCACATCGCAGGGCATTGAAACTGACAATGAAGGTTAAGGTTTGTGCGGTGATGGTAAGATAAGATGACATGCCCTGGCCTTCACAGTTCTCGAAAAATTGGAGGAAGCACCGGACACTAACCTTTACAAGGATGTGCTCCAATTTGGCATATATGTCCAAGAAGGCATCACCCACCCACTAGATGAGTCCGTCACAATTGAAGAAGGCAAACGGCGTCAGTTATCCAACTAAAAACACCACAAAATAACCTGTCTTTTGGTCTATGGAGGTGCTGACAACAATTGAAACAACAAAACCTTGTAACGCAAGCAAGTTGGTGTGCACTGAAGATAAAACCAAACATGAGGCACCAACAAGGAGAGAAGGAAAAGTAAGGGGATCTAAAGCTAGCATGGTTCAGGCATGCGAATACACATGTTCCTATCCAAGGTTCATATATGACAACAACAAACATATTGTTTCAGTAGACTTAAGTACCCTATAATATTACAGGGTTAAACAAAATAACTAAGGGATAAGTATATTTTTCGTCCCTCAGTTCTTTCGAAAGTATAGAAATAGTCCCACAACTTCAAAACCAGCAAAATCTAGTCTCTCAACTTCTCAAACCGGATAAGTTTAATCCCTTGTATTACTTCGAGTGGTTTCAGATTTAgttttgaccaaaactttgacaTGTCATCTGGGTTTGACCGCCATGTCACCATCCAAGTCACAAAAGCGACTCCTAATCCCACCTCACTTCCTCTCTCGCGAACTCTCTCGTCCCCCTTCTCACAGCAATCATAGAGAGAAGAGCACGGAGAGTACCCAACACACCATACACTCAGGCATTTAGCTCGTCGGAGAGCAGAGAAGCAGCACTTCGGCCTCATGATTCCATAACCGTCATCCTCGTTCATGCGGCAGACGTCCTAGGCATACACATGGCGCCGTACGCACGAACACAACAAGCATGCCAGCAACACATCTAGCTAGGTGCACAAACAAGAAAGCATGTTGCCAGCCTAGCTAGTCAGCCACACGCAAATGCTGGGCGCCTCGGCCAACCTTAGCAAGCCTGCTGTGGGAGTTCAGAGGGTGGAagagagaaagagaagagagagagagtggAGAGAGAAAGAAGATGAAGTTGAGACGGACGATGATGTGGCAGGTCAACAGTCAAAACCATGCCATGTCAGCCCAAAACCACCAAAAGCAACtcgggggactaaaaatatctggTTTCAACAATTGAGGGACTATGTTTTCCTGGTTTTAAAGTTGAGGGATAATTTCTATACTTTTGAAAGAATTGAGGGATGAAAAATATACTTTTCCCAATAACTAATGTAATGGAATGAGTCATCAATCAAATTATGTAAATGAAGGTAACACAAACCTTGGGAGCAGGGTCTGGGATGATTATGTCATTTGCCATGGACTTGGTGATCTTAATATCCCTTTCTAGCATAAGCTGAAAGAGAGAATGTCAGGAGTCAGCACTGGAAAAGAAAAAATAAGGCGAGAGGAATATCACACAGATGGATAGTTATCATACCTCCTCAACCTTTTCCAAATCAAAATCCTCAGTGATTTCAAAACAAGGGACAGGGGGCTTCGGATAATCATTTCTTACTGTAATTGCTTTATCCTTACCATTAACGTTATATTTGCTCAGGGCAAGTAACTCGCTTTTCCGCGGTGCATCAAATTTTAATTACATCCCTTTTTTTTGTTTTCCTGAAACAAGGAAGTTTAATCTCGAATTATGTTCCAAACAAGATTACTATACGGGGGCcactgaaataaatccaggatgACCCTGAGATAAAATGAGTCCTATCTAAAATGGGTCGTGGATCACTGAAACATGAACATATGCAGCAAATAGAAAACGATGTATTAACTCTGTGAATCCTGAAATGCAACAACGCTAAATGCGAAATGAAGGGACGCACAAGTTTCTGAAATACAAGTTGGGCCGGGTGCTAGAAACTCTGGTGAATAGACATTATGGGAATCCAAAAACCAAAAGCTAAATTTGATGTTTCAGTTCAACAAGTATAAACGATAGTCATCACTGGTTAATGACTCCCATGAATAACTGAATTGCCCCTTGCTTGATGCCACCTGAAGCACAACGAGACATCTTCACTTGCAAGTAAACAAAAAACACTAGTCGCATTTTGAGTGTCATATTTACTTCATATAAAAATACGTGATGAATCAGTGTTCTTGTATACAACTCGCAGAGTACATACTCACAGATTAAGTTTTCAGTCCAATGTTCAGAGTAGAGAACCGTCGGAGAAAGTTTATACTCAGATTGGAAActagatcaatcaagaaggacgcgACAGTGATAAAAATTCATCTAGGGCTTTAGAATCAGCGTTAGTCAACCGTAAACATATCAGAGAAGGTCCGACTAACAATTTCATCAGTACTCTAGGGCAAGATTCGGCACACACATAGAAACACATACATAACAGATCAGACATCAAACGAGAAGCAAGAGCTGTGCGGCGGGAAGATCGGTACCTCATTGGCGGCTCGCCGCGGATGTGGAAGGAGGCGACGGCGCGTACGTCGGCCACTCGCCACGCACCGGCACACTGTATCTGACGGCTGGGAATGGAAGAGCTTTTTTATAGAGACAAGAAGAAGGCCACGTGCGATCAGAAAGGCCCATTGAAATGAGAAACCTGGCCAGACAGGCCGGCGCGCCACGGCCCAGGCACGCCTAATACACGGGCCGTCACTCGTGCTGCACTCCTGGCCCAGGCACGGCACAACAAGGAAACGGGTCAGCCCACTGGCACGTTTAGCCCACCAGCCGGCCTGATTTTAGGCTACTCATCATGATAAGTCTTTACCAGTGACAAGTGCCACATACTTCTCACAAAAAAAAAGACAAGCACCACATACTGCCCAATGTATAACTTCTTAGATTTTAGGGTTTGAGCTATGGCTAAAGTCCAAATTTTTTCTAATAtaccaaaggcttcaaaccttTTCTACATTTAACTTCCAACATTACGAAGTTGATGTCAAAATTATGCATTTTTCGCAATTGATCCGCTAAATTTTAGGCATTAAATGATTTTTAGGGTATTTAATGGATATAactaaaatttgaactacaagtaTATTAAAACAATGCCTACAATTTGGGAGGAAATCATATTTAAATTCTTGAGTACCTTGCATGGTAGGTGTTATCCAAGAGATgtatgaaaaataaaaaatagtTGGCAAAATTAAAACTCTTAGTTGCATTTAtttgtttttaaatttttaaTTTGTTGTTCAATTTTAAAAAAGGTAAATGAAATATTAAAAACATGATATTTGGCCCGGCACCATGATATGACCTCAGGGGGTTGTGTTTAAAATCTCAACCAGCTCCACAAAACTTGGGTTGTACATTGCCTAGAAACAGAAGCATCTCCGGGGAAGCATCATAGGTTTAAAAGTGAAATTATGAGGTTTGAAGTCGAACGCACAAGGCCTTCGTCATCTCAACTTGAAATTTGTATCACAACATGATATCATACTATTCTATACTTATATACCATCATTTTCGATCTTGTTACGTAATACTTcgatttttctatttttttaaataGGGAGTTAAGGCACCATATGAAGTATATATGTACAAATATTGATCCCGAAGGCTCCTAATTTTTACAAAAACTGAAAATACAATATTTAAGAGTTCATGTCAAAATTAGGCATCATTTTGGATTGGTTTCCTATGTTTAGGCATTAAAATAAATTTATTGGTATTGAAGGGATATAATTCAAATTGGAACTACAAGTATATTTAAAAGTGCCTACAATTTAAAATAGAAACAAATCATATTTGTATTCTGAAGTACCTTGGGAGATGTTAACAGAGAGATgtatgaaaaaaaatcaaacaTATAGTAGGTTGCATTTAGTTTTTCTTCAATAGCAAAAGGTAAATGAAGTCGAAAAAATTATAAATTTGTCAAGGTGCCATCATATGAGTTGAGGAGGTTTTGTTTAGAATTTTAAATATTCAGAAAACTTGGGTTGaactccctccgtctcataatgtaagacgtttttttaCACCACTACCGTAGTGTAAAAAGACGTCTTACattatggaatggagggagtacattgCTAAGAAACTGAAGCATCTTCGAGGAAGCATCGTAGCTTTCAGAAAAAAAAAGAGGTTTGAAGTCGAACTCGGAGTTGTTTCTTTCAACTTGAAATTTAAACTATAAAGTGATACTATACTAAATGTGCATTAATTTTTCATCTTGTTTTGTAATAACTGGATTTTATATTTGTTGAAATAGAAAATTAAGGCACCATTCCGATCAAATTGTCCCATGTGCTTCACATACCTGCTTCTGGCTCTTCATGTCCAGTCTCTACGTAATCCACCCCTTCTGCTTCTGGCTTTCCATGTCCTACTTCTTATTTCGACCATTGGTTGGCAACAACTCATGTCCCTCACCGTGTATAACTTGCCATGAAACCCCATCGTCACAAGTTATGGTGCCCTTTCACACTATATCTCACTCGTCGAAAGCAAATAACTCATTCAATGATGTTTCAAATATAAGTGAGGTTGGATCGCCTTCATACTGCCAACTTTGATATATCGCTCGATCGATCCCTAAGATTTCTTAAAAATATATACATCGAGCAACAAATGTTGCCTCGACTCGATGGTCGGTAGCACAAACAATACATGAACAAATTCGTCAAATGAAGACTCGATGGCTGATTGCAAATAGTTCCACGTTTGTGCATCGCATACAGTCAGTGTCATGATAGCATTACACGATTCATTTAATTCCAATCGACAAAGATGACGATAATTAAAATAAAGCTTTTTCAGTTGATCAAAACTTGGGTGACTGAGGAGACCTTCCACGAGGGGGATATCTACCTAGGGTAGGGTGAGATGGGAAGGGAGAAGAAAACGTAGTTAAGGGGAGGGGGTGGAGGTCGGACGTTGGTTGGTGGAGATATTAATGTGGGGTTGTAGATCTAGATATAAAGATAGGTGGGATGATCTATCTAGGTACATTAGAGGGTAGAGAGATATGAGAGATAACCGAGAAGGTCGGGGAGGTGCAACATCTGTCATGCACGACCAGCCAACAAAAGCATTTTTCCTTGGGTGGAGCGATGTTCTTGCACAGGGAATTTGCATAGTCTGCCTATATTGAACCAAAAAAGAAGCCCTTGTACGTTGAACTCAGCGAGTATCATCCATTCGTTGTGAGACGCCATGAGAATTTATCCACCTCTAAAGTAAATGCCTACATGTTCTGAATTGCGGCCCACTGGCTGAGATACTCCACAATTGCCCGTACGGACAAAATCCCATGAATGTCACGAACCCATCGATTATCCAGCCTTGCCTCCGCCATAGTTTTGGATTCGGACCGTCGCGCATGGACGAAGACCGCATATGTGGAGCTATAGATGTCGGGTTGCGATCAAGTAGCCACCTATCATGCTAGAAACTGGCCCCCTGCCCATCACCAACTTCACATCGCGTAGCCGCGAGAAACAACTCATGAGTTTGCACTAAAGTAGTTGCATTCATCTCGGATCAAGATCTGATTGAACCCACTCCGTCCACCCAGAGCCATCAGGCACGAAGAGCATGATTAAGCCACTGAAGATTGTGTATACTGACCCGCCAAACTCTGTCAGTCGACACACTTGCTCCTAGACCACGGGCACTGGCGGAGCTACAGTGGATTCCTTGGGAGGGCCAGCCTGAAGAAGAAAGCATAGAAAAGAGATGGGTCAGGCCACTTGGCAAGCTATTTAGGCAGTGTTTCAGCTAGGCAGGGCGGGCCAGAGCACGGGTTAGCCCCAACGTAGCTCCGCCACTGACCACGGGGATGACTGCCCTTGGCTTCTTCAGATCCACGCAAAAGAAATGCTCTAGACATTAGAAAACCAATTGCAGCAGATCCATATAGAGAAAGCATGTCATAAATAGTCATGGTCGAGAGAACCGCCTTGAACAGCACAATCCCCCCTTTGTGGGTGAGCATGGAGGTCCACCATATAACTAAGTGGCGAGCCACTTGACCGAAATATGATGATACACTTCGCAACAAGGAAAAAAAATGAATGAAACAAGATAATTTTTTAGTACAACAAAAAAATAGCATAAATCTTAAAGCAACAACGGACAGTGGATCCATGTACAGGATATTCTGTGCATGGTAGAAAAACCACTCATGTTTTTTGCACATTCTTGAGATTGCTACAATACATGGAACATTTTGCATTGTCACAATGTATTCACGTAATTTTGAGAGCATATTTTCTGAATGATTTCGAGATTGCTCACCATGCCATCATGACGTAAACTTTAGAACATGTTTGACTTATGAAGGTAATGGGACAAATATACGAAAACGCTAATCATATATTCCATTCAATGAAAAGAACAAAGACGACAATAAAAAGTAGTACATACAATTCCCCATACTGGATCTGAAGGCTAAACCATGAGGCTAACTTATTCAATATTATTAGAAGTGCATGTGAGATTAACCAGAAGCTTGAATGCACGTCTTCTGCTGAGAATTATTAAATTTTGCTAGCAAACATATACATTGAATTATATTTTGATCATTTCAGGGAAGGCTCCCAGGAATTAAAACCCAGCGGAGAACTTGGACTTGAGAAGTTCCACGACCCCGGCCTCCACCCGGAGCGCCTTGGTGAGCACCGGCGTTGGGATGGGCGGGTTGGAGCCGAAAAGCGTGAGCGGCACAAAGACGATGCCGGGGTTTTGGCTGTTGAAGGAGACGACCATGGAAGCATCGGTCTTACCGACGTTGAACTGGAAGTGCATGAGGCCGCGCGGGATGAGGAACGTCTCCCCAGCGCGCACCATCCTAGAGTAGAGCTTGTTCCCCGAGTCAAGGCTGCCAAGGACTCCAACAAGGAGCTCACCTTTCATCACGATGCCGATCTCGGTGGCACGGGGATGGATGTGTGGCGGGTTGGTGCCCCCCGGCGCGAAGTCCACACGGTTCATCGACACGCCCAGCGTGTTGGTACCGGGCCACTCAACCACGTCAAGCTCCGTCACGGCCGAGCCGTTTGGGGTGGACGTGTTGCCGGCCTTGGCCAGCTTGGACGAGAAGAGGAAGTCGTCGCCGGCCTCCGACATGGGCTTGCATGGGTGCCCGTTCACCGAGACCGCCTTGCCGTCCAGGTCAGCGACACAAAAGTCCTGGAGAGGGTCAGAGTCGGTGGCCAGAGCCGGACCAAGGAGCAGCATGGCGAACAGGCCAGCTATGGTTTTTGCGTACTCCATTGCTTGCTAGGCAACAAATGTAACAAGCTTAGCTAGGGCTGATGAGCTAGAGTTTGCTGATCGAGAGTGTCTAAGGCACTGGTGATTGCTGCTAAGCTGTGATGGATGAGTGAGTAGTGAGGCATATGCAGTCCTTTATATAGGGCATCACGGACGCAGGCATGGATCTAATTAAGTTATGCATGTCGTCATTGCATGCATATGCAAATGGACACACGAGGCAAGGCAGAGAGTTTATTAAACATATAGTGTATCACTTGCGTCGGGATGAGTTAGCTTGTGATGAAAATGGAGATGGGAGCAAGGTCAGAGTCAAGGCCACTGCTGGCTGCTAAGGAAATGGGACCGACGAACAGAGACAATGGGGAGGtgtat
This window of the Triticum urartu cultivar G1812 unplaced genomic scaffold, Tu2.1 TuUngrouped_contig_4723, whole genome shotgun sequence genome carries:
- the LOC125528226 gene encoding oxalate oxidase 1-like; the encoded protein is MEYAKTIAGLFAMLLLGPALATDSDPLQDFCVADLDGKAVSVNGHPCKPMSEAGDDFLFSSKLAKAGNTSTPNGSAVTELDVVEWPGTNTLGVSMNRVDFAPGGTNPPHIHPRATEIGIVMKGELLVGVLGSLDSGNKLYSRMVRAGETFLIPRGLMHFQFNVGKTDASMVVSFNSQNPGIVFVPLTLFGSNPPIPTPVLTKALRVEAGVVELLKSKFSAGF